TAGGAACAGCCTATATTTCTGAAAAATGGACACCTCTCATTCAAGAGCTTGTCGAATATATACGAAAAGAAAATCTATATGGTGAACCGATTGATATTCAAGAAAATATTAAATTTAAGGGAGGATATTTATCACAATTGATAAATAAAAAATTTGCAGAGCATTGGATGTGTAATATCATTTGAATTCCGGAAAGACTTTATGGACGAATGGACCGGAACTCCAGATTTACATAAAATTGTTGCTTGCAAACAGCTTTTAATGAATTCTATACAGGTTTTAAACCACTATTTCCATTATGACGCCGGATAAAAATAAAGCACTTCAAAAAATCTTAAGCGCTATTAATAAGCGGAGTCCTGTACACTACCAAATTCCAAATATTGGAAAATTCATATTCAATAAAATAGTTCCTTATATATTCATTTATAGGGTTCCAAGTCCTGACAAACGGGGATAAAATGCTTGCTGATTTAGCAAAGACGGAGAATGCCAGTATTGTATGCAAATCATATGACTTCAATTTAGAAGAATGGCTGAAACCTATTGCGCAAAAATTAGCTGAAGAGTTTGGCGCATGCCTTTTGGTAGAAGCGTGGGTAGCTGATCATTAATCAAAAAGAAGATATTATGATCCATGTAGGTCAAAAAGACCTCCTCCCATTAGCCGAATATTTCCAAAAAAACATTAAAAAAGAAGCTAGGGAAATTTTTGTTTCCATCGCAAAGGATCTAAATATACCACAACCTATAGGTGTCCCTATTTTATATAGTAAAAAGGAATTACAGAATAAACAGATTCTATTGATGGGAATATCCATCAAACAAAATTATGTTGATTCTGACGATCTAGTCTTGCCCATGCTGATTAGGTTATATCGGGAAACTCTTGCCAAATGTCTTTCAAGGTTATTCTTTGAATTTTTAAGAGTTTACACCCATCTAAATGCTACCGCTCAAAGATTAAATTTTCATCAAGAATTAACCCCATTGATGAATGAAATAGATAAATCATTAGCTCAGGAAAGCACCAAATTTGATTTCCTGTTAATGGTTACTCCTTTGAATGCTCATGAAGCTTGGCTCCAATTTAAAAAAGATAAATATTGGAAAACTCCGAAGTTTCTTTATCGTCCACTTCATGTTGACCCTGATCTTGTGAAACGGAGATTATACAACCTTCGGATCGAGGATATTTATGATCCTACTATGGCCTATATTTTTAGGGACAAAAGAACAGAGTTAGATAATATGGTCAGCATGATAGCTGATCGTGGAAAAGATGATTTTTTACATGGAAGCCTCCAGGTCTTCGGGAATGTATCTGAGAAACTTTATAAATCTGCGATGGCTATTTTGATGGTTACCGAACCTGAAGAGCCTATAAAAAAAGCTGATGACTATATTTCTGCGAACGAATTTGCAAAGATGGCACGAGACGAGGTTAAGTTTTTTACAGAGGCAAAATGCTGAATTTAACAGCCCTGTCCGCGTTCGTGAAGATATCTCAGGCGTCATGGTCAATCGAGGCGTTCTTAATATCAGCAAGGAATATAAGGTGACCAGAAAAAGAGCAGAAGCATTGATACAGCACGAAATCGGCACACACGTTGTCACTTACTTTAATGGACGACAACAACCATTGAGCATTTTTAGTCTAGGAGTTCCGGGGTATGAAGAATTGCAAGAAGGATTGGCGGTACTGGCTGAATATATTGTCGGAGGATTAAACAACGATCGTTTAAGAATCATTGCTGCCCGTGTCATCGCAGTTCAAAATATGCTTTTGGGAAACTCATTCATTGACACGTTTTCTATGCTCGTAGACCAATATAATTTCTTGCCTGAAACAGCATTTACGATTGTCATGAGAGTATATAGAGGTGGAGGTCTTACGAAAGATGCTTTATACCTCAAAGGGTTGATGGAACTTATCACTTATCTTAAAGATGGCAACAATGTACATCTATTAATGATGGGAAAAATCAGAAAAGACTATCTACCAATCATTAAAGATCTCTTGCAAAAAGAAATCCTAATCCCACCTGCAGTCACTCCACGTTATTTATTTCCAGAATTCAGTCCTCAGTGGAAAGACGTTAAAAGAAAAGGAAGCATCTTCAAATTAATACAATAAAATATTACAAGATAGATATATGAAAATCGCAATCTTAATCAATCAATCTCATAAAGAAGAGGAAAGATTTACCACTACTATGCTCGCTTTAAAAGCCCTTGAGCGAGGGCATACGGTTTTGTACATCGGTTTGGCAGATTTTGTCTATGAAGATGAGCAATCTGTCTCTGCCCATTGCAGAGTCATCACTCCAGGCCACGGATTAACCAATGGAGCTGATTTTGTCAAATATCTCAAAGACGCTGAAAAAACATTAGTAGATCTAAATGAGGTGGACATACTTTGGTTGAGGTTTGACCCTACACTAGATATGATAAATAGACCTTGGGCAGCAGCAGCTGGGATTCAATTTGCACAATTGGTCAAAAAGAATGGCCGATTAGTAATCAATGACCCTGACTACCTCGTACAAGCCAACAACAAACTGTATCTCGAAAATTTCCCTAAATCTGTAAGACCAAAGACTTTGGTAACAAGAAGCCATGAAGATGTCCTTAGATTCTTGGAAGAACAGAAAGATAAGATCATATTGAAACCGTTGAAAGGATCGGGTGGGAAAAATGTTTTTATGATCGATTACAAAGAAAGGCAAAACCTAAAACAAAACAGTGGAAGCAATTTCGAGGGATGGGTATGTAAT
The Sphingobacterium daejeonense genome window above contains:
- a CDS encoding tyrosine/phenylalanine carboxypeptidase domain-containing protein yields the protein MIHVGQKDLLPLAEYFQKNIKKEAREIFVSIAKDLNIPQPIGVPILYSKKELQNKQILLMGISIKQNYVDSDDLVLPMLIRLYRETLAKCLSRLFFEFLRVYTHLNATAQRLNFHQELTPLMNEIDKSLAQESTKFDFLLMVTPLNAHEAWLQFKKDKYWKTPKFLYRPLHVDPDLVKRRLYNLRIEDIYDPTMAYIFRDKRTELDNMVSMIADRGKDDFLHGSLQVFGNVSEKLYKSAMAILMVTEPEEPIKKADDYISANEFAKMARDEVKFFTEAKC
- a CDS encoding tyrosine/phenylalanine carboxypeptidase domain-containing protein, with amino-acid sequence MTIFLRTNLQRWHETRLSFLQRQNAEFNSPVRVREDISGVMVNRGVLNISKEYKVTRKRAEALIQHEIGTHVVTYFNGRQQPLSIFSLGVPGYEELQEGLAVLAEYIVGGLNNDRLRIIAARVIAVQNMLLGNSFIDTFSMLVDQYNFLPETAFTIVMRVYRGGGLTKDALYLKGLMELITYLKDGNNVHLLMMGKIRKDYLPIIKDLLQKEILIPPAVTPRYLFPEFSPQWKDVKRKGSIFKLIQ
- a CDS encoding YheC/YheD family protein produces the protein MKIAILINQSHKEEERFTTTMLALKALERGHTVLYIGLADFVYEDEQSVSAHCRVITPGHGLTNGADFVKYLKDAEKTLVDLNEVDILWLRFDPTLDMINRPWAAAAGIQFAQLVKKNGRLVINDPDYLVQANNKLYLENFPKSVRPKTLVTRSHEDVLRFLEEQKDKIILKPLKGSGGKNVFMIDYKERQNLKQNSGSNFEGWVCNCSRIFT